From Topomyia yanbarensis strain Yona2022 chromosome 1, ASM3024719v1, whole genome shotgun sequence, one genomic window encodes:
- the LOC131678068 gene encoding uncharacterized protein LOC131678068 isoform X3 has product MKLKSLMIVLALISSSFGRVLETKISKLTNKSPIVLRQDVEEYSDSENAVDGNISESNTVDETDASEIVNCYEVNCNEASNANADEEANSENNEVLQEINQVPQEAVSEAPVVNVDDANPINRYCKCTTYECNCCRDFLLPLVPVKGPGCATIQYLDGNRMSIGIKFGDRVLANRVISGRKATPVCMPLPGGFNRFCGRIYGISRRADDFFKACLGLELRADNEIEAVLRVSCFKFGPRGLSVTEPEPLPPVEDIDVEEDDDEEDDDEADDLLGSFGLGDDDDDDEDDDDDDEVAEQDESEIQSSDPSYTGFSLLEEDLLGDLLGTTNQKKRNTSLHKKGVNNASRKNVQEKKPTKEYKAGVPEVHNKNVTVSKIKHKDEDNSDEISAFVESIVSEGDDESTENDDDNNEDDERKQSKRVTEGVLLPETFVTPAEENEEDEYDESEEDNETINEGLDIDSKESKKPKYGFSWTNFTRLFRIL; this is encoded by the exons ATGAAGCTCAAAAGCTTAATGATCGTACTAGCTCTGATTTCTTCGTCCTTTGGAAGAGTTTTGGAAA CCAAAATATCAAAGTTGACTAATAAATCACCTATTGTACTTAGACAAGATGTCGAGGAATATAGCGATAGCGAAAATGCAGTGGATGGAAATATATCAGAGTCGAATACGGTAGATGAGACAGATGCTAGTGAAATAGTTAATTGCTACGAAGTTAACTGCAATGAAGCTAGCAATGCAAACGCAGACGAGGAGGCCAATTCAGAGAACAATGAGGTATTGCAAGAAATAAATCAAGTTCCTCAGGAAGCCGTTAGTGAGGCTCCTGTTGTCAATGTTGATGATGCCAATCCAATAAACCGTTACTGCAAATGTACTACATACGAGTGTAACTGTTGTCGTGATTTTCTGCTGCCCCTTGTTCCGGTTAAAGGGCCTGGGTGCGCTACTATCCAATACTTAGATGGAAATCGCATGTCAATTGGAATTAAATTTGGCGATCGAGTGTTAGCTAATCGTGTAATTTCAG GCCGAAAAGCTACACCTGTGTGTATGCCATTACCTGGCGGATTCAATCGATTTTGTGGACGAATCTATGGTATAAGTCGACGAGCAGATGATTTCTTTAAAGCTTGTCTAGGATTGGAGCTTCGCGCAGATAACGAAATCGAGGCGGTTCTTCGGGTATCATGCTTCAAATTTGGCCCACGTGGCCTGTCGGTCACTGAACCAGAGCCATTGCCACCTGTTGAGGACATTGATGTTGAAGAAGATGATGATGAAGAGGATGATGATGAAGCTGATGATTTGTTGGGTTCATTTGGTTTAGGCGATG atgatgatgatgatgaagatgatgatgacgacgatGAAGTTGCTGAGCAGGATGAATCCGAAATTCAATCATCTGATCCGAGTTATACCGGCTTCAGTTTATTGGAAGAAGATTTGCTAGGAGATCTGCTTGGCACTaccaaccaaaaaaaaaggAACACGAGTTTGCATAAAAAAGGTGTCAATAATGCTAGTCGTAAAAATGTTCAAGAGAAAAAACCGACGAAAGAATATAAAGCAGGTGTGCCAGAGGTGCACAATAAAAATGTCACAGTATCAAAAATAAAGCATAAAGATGAGGATAACTCTGACGAAATTTCAGCTTTTGTTGAATCTATTGTGTCCGAAGGCGATGATGAGAGCACCGAAAATGACGATGACAACAACGAAGACGATGAAAGAAAACAATCAAAGAGAGTCACTGAAG GTGTtctacttccagaaacgttCGTTACACCTgcagaagaaaatgaagaagatGAGTACGATGAAAGTGAAGAAGATAACGAAACAATAAATGAAGGGCTCGACATAGATAGCAAAGAATCAAAGAAGCCAAAATATGGTTTCAGCTGGACCAACTTTACGCGATTATTCCGAATACTTTAG
- the LOC131678068 gene encoding uncharacterized protein LOC131678068 isoform X1, which translates to MRVKSSSHKDRHKMKLKSLMIVLALISSSFGRVLETKISKLTNKSPIVLRQDVEEYSDSENAVDGNISESNTVDETDASEIVNCYEVNCNEASNANADEEANSENNEVLQEINQVPQEAVSEAPVVNVDDANPINRYCKCTTYECNCCRDFLLPLVPVKGPGCATIQYLDGNRMSIGIKFGDRVLANRVISGRKATPVCMPLPGGFNRFCGRIYGISRRADDFFKACLGLELRADNEIEAVLRVSCFKFGPRGLSVTEPEPLPPVEDIDVEEDDDEEDDDEADDLLGSFGLGDDDDDDEDDDDDDEVAEQDESEIQSSDPSYTGFSLLEEDLLGDLLGTTNQKKRNTSLHKKGVNNASRKNVQEKKPTKEYKAGVPEVHNKNVTVSKIKHKDEDNSDEISAFVESIVSEGDDESTENDDDNNEDDERKQSKRVTEGVLLPETFVTPAEENEEDEYDESEEDNETINEGLDIDSKESKKPKYGFSWTNFTRLFRIL; encoded by the exons ATCGACATAAAATGAAGCTCAAAAGCTTAATGATCGTACTAGCTCTGATTTCTTCGTCCTTTGGAAGAGTTTTGGAAA CCAAAATATCAAAGTTGACTAATAAATCACCTATTGTACTTAGACAAGATGTCGAGGAATATAGCGATAGCGAAAATGCAGTGGATGGAAATATATCAGAGTCGAATACGGTAGATGAGACAGATGCTAGTGAAATAGTTAATTGCTACGAAGTTAACTGCAATGAAGCTAGCAATGCAAACGCAGACGAGGAGGCCAATTCAGAGAACAATGAGGTATTGCAAGAAATAAATCAAGTTCCTCAGGAAGCCGTTAGTGAGGCTCCTGTTGTCAATGTTGATGATGCCAATCCAATAAACCGTTACTGCAAATGTACTACATACGAGTGTAACTGTTGTCGTGATTTTCTGCTGCCCCTTGTTCCGGTTAAAGGGCCTGGGTGCGCTACTATCCAATACTTAGATGGAAATCGCATGTCAATTGGAATTAAATTTGGCGATCGAGTGTTAGCTAATCGTGTAATTTCAG GCCGAAAAGCTACACCTGTGTGTATGCCATTACCTGGCGGATTCAATCGATTTTGTGGACGAATCTATGGTATAAGTCGACGAGCAGATGATTTCTTTAAAGCTTGTCTAGGATTGGAGCTTCGCGCAGATAACGAAATCGAGGCGGTTCTTCGGGTATCATGCTTCAAATTTGGCCCACGTGGCCTGTCGGTCACTGAACCAGAGCCATTGCCACCTGTTGAGGACATTGATGTTGAAGAAGATGATGATGAAGAGGATGATGATGAAGCTGATGATTTGTTGGGTTCATTTGGTTTAGGCGATG atgatgatgatgatgaagatgatgatgacgacgatGAAGTTGCTGAGCAGGATGAATCCGAAATTCAATCATCTGATCCGAGTTATACCGGCTTCAGTTTATTGGAAGAAGATTTGCTAGGAGATCTGCTTGGCACTaccaaccaaaaaaaaaggAACACGAGTTTGCATAAAAAAGGTGTCAATAATGCTAGTCGTAAAAATGTTCAAGAGAAAAAACCGACGAAAGAATATAAAGCAGGTGTGCCAGAGGTGCACAATAAAAATGTCACAGTATCAAAAATAAAGCATAAAGATGAGGATAACTCTGACGAAATTTCAGCTTTTGTTGAATCTATTGTGTCCGAAGGCGATGATGAGAGCACCGAAAATGACGATGACAACAACGAAGACGATGAAAGAAAACAATCAAAGAGAGTCACTGAAG GTGTtctacttccagaaacgttCGTTACACCTgcagaagaaaatgaagaagatGAGTACGATGAAAGTGAAGAAGATAACGAAACAATAAATGAAGGGCTCGACATAGATAGCAAAGAATCAAAGAAGCCAAAATATGGTTTCAGCTGGACCAACTTTACGCGATTATTCCGAATACTTTAG
- the LOC131678068 gene encoding uncharacterized protein LOC131678068 isoform X2, which produces MRVKSSSHKDRHKMKLKSLMIVLALISSSFGRVLETKISKLTNKSPIVLRQDVEEYSDSENAVDGNISESNTVDETDASEIVNCYEVNCNEASNANADEEANSENNEVLQEINQVPQEAVSEAPVVNVDDANPINRYCKCTTYECNCCRDFLLPLVPVKGPGCATIQYLDGNRMSIGIKFGDRVLANRVISGRKATPVCMPLPGGFNRFCGRIYGISRRADDFFKACLGLELRADNEIEAVLRVSCFKFGPRGLSVTEPEPLPPVEDIDVEEDDDEEDDDEADDLLGSFGLGDDDDDDEDDDDDDEVAEQDESEIQSSDPSYTGFSLLEEDLLGDLLGTTNQKKRNTSLHKKGVNNASRKNVQEKKPTKEYKAGVPEVHNKNVTVSKIKHKDEDNSDEISAFVESIVSEGDDESTENDDDNNEDDERKQSKRVTEETFVTPAEENEEDEYDESEEDNETINEGLDIDSKESKKPKYGFSWTNFTRLFRIL; this is translated from the exons ATCGACATAAAATGAAGCTCAAAAGCTTAATGATCGTACTAGCTCTGATTTCTTCGTCCTTTGGAAGAGTTTTGGAAA CCAAAATATCAAAGTTGACTAATAAATCACCTATTGTACTTAGACAAGATGTCGAGGAATATAGCGATAGCGAAAATGCAGTGGATGGAAATATATCAGAGTCGAATACGGTAGATGAGACAGATGCTAGTGAAATAGTTAATTGCTACGAAGTTAACTGCAATGAAGCTAGCAATGCAAACGCAGACGAGGAGGCCAATTCAGAGAACAATGAGGTATTGCAAGAAATAAATCAAGTTCCTCAGGAAGCCGTTAGTGAGGCTCCTGTTGTCAATGTTGATGATGCCAATCCAATAAACCGTTACTGCAAATGTACTACATACGAGTGTAACTGTTGTCGTGATTTTCTGCTGCCCCTTGTTCCGGTTAAAGGGCCTGGGTGCGCTACTATCCAATACTTAGATGGAAATCGCATGTCAATTGGAATTAAATTTGGCGATCGAGTGTTAGCTAATCGTGTAATTTCAG GCCGAAAAGCTACACCTGTGTGTATGCCATTACCTGGCGGATTCAATCGATTTTGTGGACGAATCTATGGTATAAGTCGACGAGCAGATGATTTCTTTAAAGCTTGTCTAGGATTGGAGCTTCGCGCAGATAACGAAATCGAGGCGGTTCTTCGGGTATCATGCTTCAAATTTGGCCCACGTGGCCTGTCGGTCACTGAACCAGAGCCATTGCCACCTGTTGAGGACATTGATGTTGAAGAAGATGATGATGAAGAGGATGATGATGAAGCTGATGATTTGTTGGGTTCATTTGGTTTAGGCGATG atgatgatgatgatgaagatgatgatgacgacgatGAAGTTGCTGAGCAGGATGAATCCGAAATTCAATCATCTGATCCGAGTTATACCGGCTTCAGTTTATTGGAAGAAGATTTGCTAGGAGATCTGCTTGGCACTaccaaccaaaaaaaaaggAACACGAGTTTGCATAAAAAAGGTGTCAATAATGCTAGTCGTAAAAATGTTCAAGAGAAAAAACCGACGAAAGAATATAAAGCAGGTGTGCCAGAGGTGCACAATAAAAATGTCACAGTATCAAAAATAAAGCATAAAGATGAGGATAACTCTGACGAAATTTCAGCTTTTGTTGAATCTATTGTGTCCGAAGGCGATGATGAGAGCACCGAAAATGACGATGACAACAACGAAGACGATGAAAGAAAACAATCAAAGAGAGTCACTGAAG aaacgttCGTTACACCTgcagaagaaaatgaagaagatGAGTACGATGAAAGTGAAGAAGATAACGAAACAATAAATGAAGGGCTCGACATAGATAGCAAAGAATCAAAGAAGCCAAAATATGGTTTCAGCTGGACCAACTTTACGCGATTATTCCGAATACTTTAG